The following coding sequences are from one Pasteurellaceae bacterium RH1A window:
- a CDS encoding phage baseplate protein, with protein sequence MRKPLATHNFMATYQEGIVSKVDPSTHKIRCTLPALEDLETAWLPYLTPNAGGNQFYCLPDVGELVAILLDAQGESGCVLGTIYNSQDPVPLADSDIWLHKFKNGTEISHNRKTGDVVVKTSGTVTVTANQAIVNAPTQINGDTTIKGNLNASGNIVSATEVSAPSVKQGSVSLGSHVHSGVETGNKRSGPPM encoded by the coding sequence ATGCGAAAACCGCTAGCCACCCATAATTTTATGGCAACCTATCAAGAGGGTATTGTTTCAAAGGTTGATCCAAGCACCCATAAAATCCGCTGCACCCTGCCAGCCCTAGAGGATTTAGAAACTGCCTGGCTGCCCTATTTAACCCCCAATGCAGGCGGCAACCAGTTTTACTGCCTGCCTGATGTAGGGGAGTTGGTGGCGATTTTGTTAGATGCTCAAGGTGAAAGCGGTTGCGTTTTGGGTACAATTTACAACAGTCAAGACCCAGTGCCTCTTGCAGACAGTGACATCTGGCTACACAAGTTTAAAAACGGCACGGAAATCAGCCACAACAGAAAAACAGGCGATGTGGTAGTCAAAACCAGTGGAACTGTGACCGTGACAGCGAACCAAGCCATAGTCAATGCCCCCACGCAAATTAATGGTGATACCACCATCAAGGGCAATCTCAATGCTAGCGGCAACATTGTTTCCGCCACGGAAGTTTCTGCACCAAGTGTCAAACAAGGTTCTGTTTCCTTGGGTAGTCACGTGCATTCAGGTGTGGAAACTGGAAATAAACGCTCTGGACCTCCTATGTAA
- a CDS encoding phage baseplate protein, with amino-acid sequence MNSEIILRHTHWQLSPLNEAQPIQGEDDLHQCIATILSTRKGSDVLRPTFGSSHFDYLDQPFDIAVPNMVREIFMALSQWEKRIEVQAVKVSGLAPHFHFEIVWVVKDEVARQIYTTYFSQGASHAN; translated from the coding sequence ATGAATAGCGAAATCATTTTAAGACACACCCACTGGCAACTTTCTCCCCTGAATGAGGCTCAACCCATTCAAGGGGAGGATGATTTGCACCAGTGCATTGCCACCATATTAAGCACCCGTAAGGGCAGTGATGTGCTGCGTCCAACCTTTGGTTCTAGCCACTTCGACTACCTCGATCAACCCTTCGACATTGCTGTACCCAATATGGTGCGAGAGATTTTTATGGCACTTAGTCAGTGGGAAAAACGCATTGAGGTACAAGCCGTCAAGGTATCAGGCCTGGCTCCCCATTTTCATTTTGAGATTGTTTGGGTGGTAAAAGATGAGGTCGCTCGCCAAATTTACACCACCTATTTCAGCCAAGGGGCCAGCCATGCAAATTGA
- a CDS encoding phage baseplate protein, translated as MQIENRFDLTVVSEDVKAILAEAISDYEARTGKVLQPAHIERLIINTYAYRELLVRKGINEAFRQTFPQTATGLALDLCGEPLGCYRLQDKPARTILRFSVKGEHTSIVIPKGTRVAVSDELEFLTLNDDVITPLIAYVDIEAACNKVGEIGNGWEVGRVKSLKSRLQTSSTVEVKNIDVSSGGLSEEADDDYRKRILAAPEAFSTCGSIAAYDYHVRAVSQAIADVKVTNPRGGLVRIAVLTKTGLPDSRLLSDIRDHISGEIRRPLCDSVEVISPTQRNYRIEARLTLLEGYREDLVKAQARDALQNYLADKTKVLGKDIVPSAIIAALRVDGVYDVNLIQPAKTVVAENEWANCTAIAIEVEEVRNHG; from the coding sequence ATGCAAATTGAAAACCGCTTTGATCTAACTGTGGTCAGCGAAGATGTTAAGGCCATTTTAGCCGAGGCCATCTCTGACTATGAAGCCCGCACGGGCAAGGTTTTACAGCCAGCCCATATTGAACGGCTAATCATAAACACCTATGCCTACCGTGAATTATTGGTACGAAAAGGCATTAACGAAGCCTTTCGTCAAACCTTTCCGCAAACTGCAACGGGACTAGCCTTGGACTTATGTGGCGAACCGCTGGGCTGTTATCGCTTACAAGACAAACCCGCCCGCACAATTTTACGGTTTTCAGTTAAGGGTGAACACACTTCCATCGTTATTCCCAAAGGAACCCGGGTGGCAGTCAGTGATGAACTGGAATTTTTAACCCTAAACGATGATGTCATCACCCCGCTGATTGCCTATGTTGATATTGAAGCCGCCTGCAATAAGGTGGGCGAAATCGGCAACGGCTGGGAAGTGGGGCGGGTTAAAAGCCTCAAGAGCCGTTTGCAAACCAGCTCGACTGTTGAGGTAAAAAACATTGATGTTTCCAGTGGTGGGCTCAGTGAAGAAGCTGATGACGACTACCGCAAACGTATTTTGGCCGCCCCCGAGGCCTTTTCCACCTGTGGCTCCATTGCTGCTTATGACTACCATGTGCGAGCCGTCTCTCAAGCCATTGCTGATGTTAAGGTTACCAACCCCCGTGGCGGGCTGGTGCGGATTGCTGTGCTGACTAAAACCGGCTTGCCCGACAGCCGCTTGTTGTCGGATATTCGTGATCATATTAGCGGTGAAATCCGCCGACCACTTTGCGACAGTGTGGAGGTTATTTCTCCTACGCAACGTAATTACCGCATTGAGGCACGTTTAACCCTCTTGGAGGGCTACCGTGAAGACCTGGTCAAGGCTCAAGCACGAGATGCTCTGCAAAATTATCTGGCGGATAAAACCAAGGTGCTGGGCAAGGATATTGTGCCTTCTGCCATAATTGCCGCCTTACGAGTCGATGGCGTTTATGACGTGAACTTAATCCAGCCTGCGAAAACGGTGGTTGCCGAAAACGAATGGGCAAATTGCACGGCAATAGCGATTGAGGTCGAGGAGGTGCGTAACCATGGCTAA
- a CDS encoding phage tail protein — MAKLVYADMIANDSKYKALADLSLKLPQLNIDSIMTTLVELLGDEFLPLLAEKWSVTGDDGLLIADSDNTKRNLIKKAVELHRHKGTPWAVREVLRQLGFGEIDLDEGLKKRDYSSHTGVAQIPAVERWAHYAVRLNQPITNDQALNIRKILRAFAPARCTLAVLDYKAAAFRYNNKIRYNGMYNYGSV; from the coding sequence ATGGCTAAATTAGTTTATGCGGACATGATTGCTAACGACTCTAAATACAAGGCCTTGGCCGATTTAAGCCTCAAACTTCCCCAACTCAATATCGACAGCATTATGACTACCTTAGTCGAGCTCTTGGGCGATGAGTTTTTGCCCCTCTTGGCAGAAAAATGGAGTGTGACGGGTGATGATGGCTTGTTAATTGCTGATAGTGACAATACTAAGCGAAATCTGATTAAAAAAGCAGTAGAGCTACACCGCCACAAAGGGACACCATGGGCAGTCCGTGAGGTTTTGCGTCAGTTAGGCTTTGGCGAAATTGATCTAGATGAAGGATTGAAAAAGCGTGATTACTCCTCTCACACAGGCGTGGCTCAAATTCCTGCTGTGGAACGTTGGGCACATTATGCAGTGAGACTAAATCAACCCATTACCAACGACCAAGCCCTTAATATTCGTAAAATTCTGCGTGCCTTTGCCCCCGCTCGCTGCACGCTAGCGGTGCTGGACTATAAGGCAGCAGCTTTCCGCTACAACAATAAAATCCGCTATAACGGTATGTATAACTATGGCTCTGTTTAA
- a CDS encoding phage tail protein encodes MTMYYKDGFYPTDQAPEGAVELDEQTYIALLEGQSQGLQIISNEQGYPILIDPKPSPYHELQGTDWVINPEKQAAHQAQKFAKIREDINRLRDEKINGGVWVEAVGKWIDTDATAERNILSVKATFDLMGDKVEAIAWTCADNSILMLGKAELMAIWQTLMQAKTGNHANALKHKAALDEAENPEDYDYSTGWTQTYAEFLEESSNV; translated from the coding sequence ATGACAATGTATTACAAAGACGGTTTTTACCCAACCGACCAAGCTCCAGAAGGAGCTGTTGAGTTAGACGAACAAACTTACATTGCCCTACTAGAGGGCCAAAGCCAAGGTCTGCAAATTATCAGCAATGAACAAGGATATCCAATTTTAATTGATCCAAAACCTAGCCCCTACCACGAGTTGCAAGGCACAGATTGGGTCATTAACCCCGAAAAACAAGCGGCTCATCAAGCCCAAAAATTTGCAAAAATCCGAGAAGACATCAACCGTTTGCGGGACGAAAAAATCAACGGCGGGGTATGGGTTGAGGCCGTAGGCAAGTGGATAGACACCGATGCTACGGCCGAACGTAATATCCTGTCGGTCAAGGCCACTTTTGACCTGATGGGCGACAAGGTGGAGGCTATTGCTTGGACTTGTGCGGATAACTCCATCTTAATGTTAGGTAAGGCTGAACTGATGGCCATCTGGCAAACCCTTATGCAGGCCAAGACCGGTAACCACGCCAACGCCCTCAAGCACAAGGCAGCCTTGGATGAGGCCGAAAACCCGGAGGACTATGACTATAGTACAGGTTGGACGCAAACTTATGCGGAGTTTTTAGAGGAGAGCAGCAATGTATAA
- a CDS encoding enoyl-CoA hydratase, whose translation MYKVYLALYKGRATNWQERLEDWLIRKLTKGQYSHCELAIYKYDIRDHYYKEEWYECYSSSPRDGGVRCKNIHVSDLSKWDLIELPHVTEAQIKAYFEQTKGQKYDWWGVLGIVFGIKQKRTKYFCSEWCFNAIQNSDEGWRFSPNQLAVIFKKGV comes from the coding sequence ATGTATAAAGTTTATCTTGCTCTTTATAAGGGGCGAGCTACAAACTGGCAAGAGCGTTTGGAAGATTGGCTAATTAGAAAACTCACCAAAGGCCAATACAGTCACTGCGAGTTAGCTATCTATAAGTATGATATTCGTGACCATTATTACAAAGAGGAGTGGTATGAGTGCTACTCATCCAGCCCTCGAGATGGTGGTGTACGTTGCAAAAATATCCACGTTTCAGACCTCTCTAAATGGGATTTAATTGAGTTACCTCACGTAACCGAGGCACAAATCAAAGCCTATTTTGAGCAAACCAAGGGGCAGAAATATGATTGGTGGGGTGTGTTGGGTATAGTGTTTGGCATTAAGCAAAAGAGAACCAAGTATTTTTGTTCTGAATGGTGCTTTAATGCCATTCAGAATAGTGATGAGGGTTGGCGATTTAGCCCAAATCAGTTGGCCGTAATTTTCAAAAAAGGAGTTTGA
- a CDS encoding heme ABC transporter ATP-binding protein CcmA, protein MNQLSLVNLACERGENRLFEGCNFTLQTGDWVQIEGHNGIGKTSLLRILAGLAQPAEGQVEWNGKAISKQRDNYYDQLFYLGHQAGVKPELTPWENLRFYQKIQGLPLSDDDLWNALEKVSLIGREDLPCSHLSAGQQRRVALAKLWLTKATLWILDEPFTAIDKAGVAKLISHIEAHCQAGGMVIFTSHQAAESEKVKSLSLDQFKIS, encoded by the coding sequence ATGAACCAACTTTCCTTAGTCAATCTGGCCTGCGAACGGGGCGAAAACCGTTTATTTGAAGGCTGCAACTTTACCCTACAAACCGGCGATTGGGTCCAAATTGAAGGCCATAATGGCATCGGCAAAACCAGCCTGCTCCGCATTTTAGCTGGCCTAGCCCAACCTGCTGAAGGACAGGTGGAATGGAATGGCAAAGCCATCAGCAAACAGCGTGATAATTACTACGATCAACTTTTCTACCTAGGCCATCAGGCTGGCGTCAAACCCGAACTCACTCCCTGGGAAAACCTGCGCTTCTACCAAAAAATCCAAGGCCTGCCCTTGAGCGATGATGATTTGTGGAATGCCCTAGAAAAAGTCTCCCTCATCGGGCGGGAAGATCTGCCCTGCTCCCACCTCTCCGCTGGCCAACAACGCCGTGTGGCCCTAGCCAAATTATGGCTAACCAAGGCAACCTTATGGATTTTAGACGAACCCTTTACCGCCATTGATAAGGCTGGCGTGGCCAAGCTGATTAGCCATATTGAAGCTCACTGCCAAGCAGGCGGCATGGTGATTTTCACCAGCCACCAGGCAGCGGAAAGTGAGAAAGTTAAAAGTTTGTCTTTGGATCAGTTTAAGATCTCCTAA
- a CDS encoding DnaA regulatory inactivator Hda produces MQLPLPIHQIEDETFDNFYAENSLVLLNSLRQNFAEVQQPFFYIWGNKSSGKSHLLKAVSNHFLLQNRQSSYIPLQKSRYFSPLVLDNADQLDVVCLDDIQAVAGNEEWELAIFNLFNQIREQQNLFHTGKKTLLLISSDCPPHKLAVKLPDLRSRLSWGEVYLLGELKEEQMRIILQGNAKNRGLELSDEVANFLLKRFPPDLHILSQKLDKLDRASLQAQRKLTVPFVKEILGL; encoded by the coding sequence TTGCAATTACCACTGCCCATTCATCAAATTGAAGATGAAACCTTCGACAATTTTTATGCAGAAAACAGCCTGGTGCTGTTGAATTCGCTGCGTCAAAATTTTGCCGAGGTTCAGCAACCCTTCTTCTATATTTGGGGCAATAAAAGCAGCGGCAAGAGCCACCTGCTCAAGGCGGTCAGCAACCATTTTCTCCTGCAAAACCGCCAGTCTAGCTACATTCCCTTGCAAAAATCCCGCTATTTTTCCCCGCTTGTACTAGACAATGCCGATCAATTAGATGTGGTCTGCCTAGATGATATTCAGGCCGTGGCCGGCAATGAAGAATGGGAGCTTGCCATCTTCAACCTCTTCAACCAAATTCGGGAGCAGCAAAACCTCTTCCACACGGGCAAAAAAACCCTCCTGCTCATTAGCAGCGACTGCCCGCCTCATAAGCTGGCGGTCAAACTGCCCGACCTACGCTCCCGCCTAAGCTGGGGTGAGGTTTACCTCTTGGGCGAGCTAAAAGAGGAACAAATGCGGATTATCCTACAAGGCAATGCCAAAAATCGGGGGCTGGAGCTGTCTGATGAAGTGGCCAACTTCTTGCTTAAACGCTTTCCGCCCGATCTGCACATTCTCTCTCAAAAACTGGATAAACTGGACAGGGCTTCCTTGCAGGCACAACGCAAGCTGACCGTTCCCTTTGTTAAAGAAATTTTAGGGCTATAA
- a CDS encoding spermidine/putrescine ABC transporter substrate-binding protein has product MKKWAVALTGVAMLVAANVANAKEDTVHLYTWTEYVPEGLLDEFTKQTGIKVEVSSLESNETMYAKLKLQGKDGGYDVIAPSNYFVSKMAREGMLKELDHSKLPVIADLNQDWLSKPYDKGNKYSLPQLLGAPGIAFNKDTYKGEDFTAWGDLWKPEFKGKVQLLDDAREVFNIALLKLGQDPNTKDPAVIKAAYEELLKLRPNVLSFNSDNPANSFISGETDVGQLWNGSVRIAKKEGAAIDMVFPKEGPVLWVDTLAIPANAKNPDGAHKLINYLLSAPVSEKLTLEIGYPTSNMKALELLPKEITEDPAIYPTAEVLQNSQWQDDVGDAIELYEQYYQRLKAAN; this is encoded by the coding sequence ATGAAAAAATGGGCTGTTGCTTTAACAGGTGTGGCAATGTTAGTGGCTGCAAATGTGGCAAACGCAAAAGAGGACACGGTTCATCTTTATACTTGGACTGAATATGTACCTGAAGGCTTGTTAGATGAATTCACTAAACAAACGGGTATTAAAGTAGAAGTTTCAAGCCTTGAATCTAACGAAACCATGTACGCTAAACTCAAGCTACAAGGTAAAGACGGCGGTTACGATGTGATTGCCCCAAGTAACTACTTTGTGTCAAAAATGGCGCGTGAAGGCATGTTAAAAGAACTCGATCACAGCAAATTACCTGTGATTGCAGACCTTAACCAAGACTGGTTATCCAAACCTTACGACAAGGGCAATAAATATTCTCTGCCACAATTATTGGGTGCGCCGGGGATTGCCTTTAACAAAGATACCTACAAGGGCGAAGATTTCACTGCTTGGGGTGACTTATGGAAGCCTGAGTTCAAGGGTAAGGTGCAACTCTTAGACGATGCCCGTGAAGTGTTTAACATCGCCTTACTTAAATTAGGCCAAGATCCAAACACTAAAGATCCTGCGGTAATTAAAGCAGCTTATGAAGAGTTATTGAAATTACGTCCAAACGTGCTTTCCTTCAACTCTGATAACCCAGCAAACTCCTTCATTTCAGGTGAAACCGATGTGGGCCAATTATGGAACGGCTCTGTGCGTATTGCCAAGAAAGAAGGTGCGGCCATTGATATGGTCTTCCCGAAAGAAGGCCCGGTATTATGGGTGGACACCTTGGCCATTCCAGCCAACGCTAAAAACCCAGACGGTGCGCATAAGCTCATCAATTACCTCTTAAGTGCCCCAGTGTCTGAAAAATTGACGCTTGAAATCGGCTACCCGACTTCAAATATGAAGGCGCTTGAGTTGTTACCGAAAGAGATCACCGAAGATCCAGCCATCTACCCAACTGCTGAAGTGCTCCAAAACAGCCAATGGCAGGACGATGTAGGTGATGCGATTGAGCTTTACGAGCAATACTACCAAAGATTAAAAGCAGCTAACTAA
- a CDS encoding elongation factor P lysine(34) lysyltransferase, with protein MNNLQIDSPDWKPSAPIANLIKRAKILANIRQFFTDRGLLEVETPVLSEFSVTDVHLSTFNTQFLSPFENEAKTLHLMTSPEYHMKRLLAANSGAIFQICKVFRNEESGRRHNPEFTMLEWYRPHFDMYRLINEVDDLLQEILDCEPAESYSYQFVFQTYVGLDPLSASKAQLVEKARQEGLQCEDDEERDTLLQFLFNQVVEPKIGQDRPTAVYHFPSTQAALAQISSEDHRVAERFEFYYKGLELANGFHELSDPQEQMRRFNQDNYQREAMGLPPQDIDHRFLAALKAGIPNCSGVALGLDRLLMVAMGVENIEEVISFGVERA; from the coding sequence ATGAATAATTTGCAAATCGACAGCCCAGACTGGAAACCCTCTGCCCCCATTGCCAACCTAATCAAACGGGCCAAAATCTTGGCCAATATCCGCCAGTTCTTTACCGACCGAGGCTTGCTGGAAGTGGAAACGCCAGTCTTGAGTGAATTTTCGGTAACAGATGTGCATCTTTCAACTTTCAACACCCAATTCCTTTCGCCCTTTGAAAATGAGGCCAAAACCCTGCACCTGATGACCAGCCCTGAATACCACATGAAGCGTTTGCTGGCGGCCAACAGCGGGGCCATTTTTCAGATCTGTAAGGTTTTTCGTAACGAAGAATCGGGCAGACGCCACAATCCTGAATTTACCATGTTAGAGTGGTATCGGCCGCATTTTGATATGTATCGCCTGATTAACGAGGTGGACGATCTCCTGCAAGAAATTTTAGACTGTGAACCAGCCGAGTCTTACTCCTATCAATTTGTTTTCCAAACCTATGTAGGATTAGACCCACTTTCGGCCAGCAAGGCCCAATTGGTTGAAAAAGCCCGTCAAGAGGGCCTGCAATGTGAAGATGATGAAGAGCGGGATACCCTCTTGCAATTCCTCTTTAACCAAGTGGTGGAACCTAAAATCGGCCAGGACAGGCCAACAGCCGTTTATCATTTCCCCTCCACCCAGGCAGCCCTGGCTCAAATTAGTTCAGAAGATCACCGAGTGGCCGAGCGTTTTGAGTTCTACTACAAGGGTCTAGAGCTGGCCAACGGCTTCCACGAATTAAGCGACCCGCAGGAACAAATGCGCCGCTTCAACCAAGACAACTACCAACGAGAAGCCATGGGCCTACCGCCTCAGGACATTGACCACCGTTTCCTAGCTGCCTTAAAAGCTGGCATTCCCAACTGTTCAGGCGTGGCCTTGGGGCTTGATCGCTTGTTGATGGTGGCCATGGGTGTGGAGAATATTGAGGAGGTGATTTCTTTTGGGGTAGAGAGGGCTTAA
- a CDS encoding N-acetyl-anhydromuranmyl-L-alanine amidase, producing the protein MKNEFEIENGWLKACKRVLSPHFSQRPDKQDISLLVIHYISLPPEEFGGDFIDDFFQGKLDPSAHPYFEEIKDLRVSAHCLIKRCGQVTQYVNFEDMAWHAGLSCFEGREKCNEFSIGIELEGSNNQCFTEEQYQALASLTRAIMQAYPQITLERIAGHNEIAPERKIDPGQYFEWDYYRGLI; encoded by the coding sequence ATGAAAAACGAATTTGAGATTGAAAATGGCTGGTTGAAGGCCTGCAAGCGGGTCCTTTCCCCGCATTTTTCGCAAAGGCCAGATAAGCAAGATATTTCGCTGCTGGTCATTCACTATATCAGCCTGCCACCCGAGGAATTTGGGGGCGATTTTATTGATGATTTTTTCCAGGGCAAGCTGGATCCAAGTGCCCACCCTTATTTTGAGGAAATAAAGGACTTGCGGGTCTCCGCCCACTGCTTGATTAAACGCTGTGGCCAAGTCACCCAATACGTCAATTTTGAAGACATGGCCTGGCATGCTGGCCTTTCCTGCTTTGAAGGAAGAGAAAAATGCAATGAATTTTCCATCGGCATTGAGTTGGAAGGTTCTAACAATCAATGCTTTACCGAAGAACAGTATCAGGCCCTAGCCAGTTTAACCCGAGCAATCATGCAGGCCTATCCGCAAATCACCTTGGAAAGAATTGCCGGTCATAATGAAATTGCCCCAGAACGCAAGATCGACCCAGGGCAGTATTTTGAGTGGGATTATTATCGGGGTTTAATTTAA
- a CDS encoding rRNA methyltransferase, with translation MLSYRHSFHAGNHADVLKHLVLTLILTSLKQKDKGFFYLDTHSGVGRYSLHSFEAEKTSEYIEGIARLWERDDLPEEVALYLKEIKKINRGKLRYYAGSPLLAVQQLREQDRALLTELHPSDYPLLRQEFSKTPNVVTKRENGYQQLKAALPPKEKRGLVLIDPPYELKEDYELVVKAIQEGYKRFATGVYAIWYPVVLRQHSKRIVRGLQETGIRKILQIELAVRPDSDQRGMTASGMIVINPPWQLESQMKKVLPYLVDVLVPEGTGSWTVEWITPE, from the coding sequence ATGCTTAGTTATCGTCACAGTTTTCACGCAGGCAACCACGCCGATGTTCTTAAACACCTGGTCTTAACCCTGATCTTGACCTCCCTCAAACAAAAAGATAAGGGCTTTTTCTACCTCGACACCCATTCAGGTGTGGGGCGTTACAGCCTGCACAGTTTTGAGGCGGAGAAAACCAGCGAGTACATCGAAGGCATCGCCCGCCTTTGGGAACGTGACGATCTGCCCGAAGAAGTGGCCCTCTATCTCAAGGAAATCAAAAAAATCAACCGAGGCAAATTGCGTTACTACGCAGGCTCCCCCCTGCTTGCCGTGCAACAACTGCGGGAGCAAGACCGAGCCCTATTAACCGAACTCCACCCCAGCGATTATCCTTTATTACGCCAAGAATTTAGCAAAACCCCTAATGTGGTAACCAAACGTGAAAATGGCTACCAACAACTCAAAGCCGCCCTGCCACCCAAGGAAAAACGGGGCCTGGTGCTGATTGACCCGCCTTATGAACTCAAAGAAGATTATGAATTGGTGGTCAAGGCCATCCAAGAGGGCTACAAACGCTTTGCCACAGGCGTTTATGCCATTTGGTATCCGGTGGTGCTACGCCAGCATAGCAAACGAATTGTTCGAGGCTTGCAGGAAACCGGCATCCGCAAAATCCTCCAAATCGAACTAGCCGTCCGCCCCGATTCCGACCAACGTGGTATGACTGCCAGCGGCATGATTGTGATTAACCCTCCTTGGCAGCTAGAAAGCCAGATGAAAAAGGTACTGCCTTATTTGGTGGATGTGCTTGTGCCAGAGGGGACAGGTTCTTGGACGGTGGAGTGGATTACGCCTGAGTAA
- a CDS encoding orotate phosphoribosyltransferase, which produces MQTYKHAFIEFALSRNVLKFGEFTLKSGRISPYFFNAGLFNTGRDLAKLGEYYAQAIQAAKLDYDVLFGPAYKGIPIATTVAVALANQFDVDKPCCFNRKEAKDHGEGGNLIGSPLKGKILLVDDVITAGTAIRESMELIKANQAQLTGVMIALNRKEKGKGDLSAIQEVERDYGCQVFSIIDFDDLVQFIEQSEQYAPFLPKMREYREKYGV; this is translated from the coding sequence ATGCAAACCTACAAACACGCCTTTATCGAATTTGCCCTCAGCCGTAATGTGTTGAAGTTTGGCGAATTTACCCTCAAATCTGGCCGCATTAGCCCCTATTTCTTTAACGCCGGCCTCTTTAACACCGGCCGAGATTTGGCCAAATTGGGCGAGTACTATGCCCAGGCCATTCAGGCTGCCAAGCTAGACTATGATGTCCTTTTCGGCCCAGCCTATAAGGGGATTCCTATTGCAACAACCGTTGCCGTGGCGCTTGCCAACCAATTCGATGTGGACAAACCTTGTTGCTTTAACCGTAAGGAAGCCAAGGATCATGGTGAGGGCGGAAACCTGATCGGCAGCCCACTCAAGGGCAAGATCCTCTTGGTGGACGATGTGATTACCGCCGGCACCGCCATTCGGGAGTCTATGGAGCTAATTAAGGCCAACCAAGCCCAGCTAACTGGCGTGATGATTGCCCTTAATCGCAAGGAAAAGGGCAAGGGGGACTTATCCGCCATTCAAGAAGTTGAGCGAGACTACGGCTGCCAGGTCTTTTCTATTATTGATTTTGATGATTTAGTGCAATTTATCGAACAATCGGAACAATACGCCCCATTTTTGCCGAAGATGCGGGAGTATAGAGAGAAGTATGGGGTGTAA
- a CDS encoding 5-methyltetrahydropteroyltriglutamate--homocysteine methyltransferase (catalyzes the formation of tetrahydropteroyl-L-glutamate and methionine from L-homocysteine and 5-methyltetrahydropteroyltri-L-glutamate), with product MSKNLPFHADTVGSYLRSDAWKQAHADYKAGKISLEVRDEIVEAEVEKLVQAQLDAGIQVVTDGEYHRSWWHIDFLENLNGIEGYVPEKAYAFKGVEVRPYNTRCCGKVSWNPNHPFIEHFKKFNKIVNGRAVAKFTIPSPNQLMYPVQWDHGIYATREEFAKDVQEAYKQAIKAFYEAGCRYLQIDDVYWGSLCNNFQQPTFEADKAQAVANIQAILADKPADMIITTHVCRGNYKSSYLLTGAYDPVADGLFGQTNYDGYFLEYDDERSGGFEPLKHFANNKGRVVLGLISSKFPELEDKEAIKARIQEAAKYVPLEQLCLSPQCGFASTEEGNVMTEAQQWAKVRHVEEIAREVWGED from the coding sequence ATGTCTAAAAACCTACCCTTCCACGCAGACACTGTGGGATCTTACTTAAGAAGCGATGCTTGGAAACAAGCCCATGCAGACTACAAAGCGGGCAAAATTTCCCTCGAAGTTCGTGATGAAATTGTTGAAGCCGAAGTTGAAAAGCTGGTACAAGCCCAGTTAGATGCCGGCATTCAAGTGGTGACAGATGGCGAATACCACCGCTCTTGGTGGCATATCGACTTCCTTGAAAACCTCAATGGGATTGAAGGCTATGTGCCAGAAAAGGCCTATGCCTTCAAGGGTGTAGAAGTCCGCCCATATAACACCCGCTGCTGTGGCAAGGTGTCTTGGAACCCTAATCACCCCTTCATTGAACACTTCAAAAAATTCAATAAGATTGTAAACGGCCGGGCCGTGGCTAAATTCACCATCCCAAGCCCTAACCAACTTATGTACCCAGTCCAATGGGATCACGGCATTTATGCGACTCGTGAAGAATTTGCCAAAGACGTGCAAGAGGCCTACAAGCAAGCCATCAAGGCCTTCTATGAAGCCGGCTGTCGCTATCTGCAAATTGATGATGTCTATTGGGGCTCGCTCTGTAACAACTTCCAGCAACCGACTTTTGAAGCCGACAAGGCTCAGGCCGTGGCCAACATTCAAGCCATTCTTGCTGACAAGCCAGCGGATATGATCATCACCACCCACGTTTGCCGAGGCAACTACAAGTCCTCCTACCTCCTAACAGGGGCTTACGATCCAGTGGCAGACGGCCTCTTTGGTCAAACCAACTATGACGGCTACTTCTTAGAATACGATGATGAGCGTTCAGGTGGTTTCGAGCCGCTTAAGCACTTCGCCAACAACAAAGGTAGAGTAGTGCTAGGCCTCATCAGCTCCAAGTTCCCAGAATTGGAAGACAAGGAAGCCATCAAGGCCCGTATTCAAGAGGCTGCCAAATATGTACCACTTGAGCAACTTTGCCTCAGTCCACAATGTGGCTTCGCCTCCACCGAGGAAGGCAACGTGATGACCGAAGCACAGCAATGGGCCAAGGTTAGACACGTTGAAGAAATCGCTCGTGAGGTTTGGGGCGAGGATTAA